The following proteins come from a genomic window of Cherax quadricarinatus isolate ZL_2023a chromosome 39, ASM3850222v1, whole genome shotgun sequence:
- the LOC128696267 gene encoding platelet binding protein GspB isoform X4 translates to MACHSRQVYSLRTMSDGQSPVLKRKSVLSCAVGTQSKTHFSCVNKESSFDVSLLASPIIGHRKLNIIQKQLNFKKNDLDEENKNICKVKSHKRSVLLSPLSERSNNINSRKRTNGLEVQHKITGIPEKMSKRGNRVCDKENSILTNEKDLPLKKSKRIKKEISPVGQLRQTDGTKQVSKKNLPLEQASNLNEYVCAMVETTSGRRSNLKPRGGISYQESLMKGIGRIRNKNNLVTSKENAEKSNGKNHLLSKVSTKGGIVKSKFSKASSKSSVNPAVSQASSKLAITPENSRASRSSVRSTAVSRTSSESAITPEDSQSSRSSARSTAVSRTSSESAITPEDSQSSRSSARSTAVAQASSKSALTPEDSRASRSSVRSTAVSRTSSESAITPEDSRASRSSVRSTAVARTSSESAITPEDSRASRSSARSTAVAQASSKSALTPKDSRASRSSVRSTAVSRTSSESAITPEDSRASRSSVRSTAVAQASSKSALTPKDSRALRSSARSTAVSCAFCLGVSPTSSQSPAHQVTYSTKSLAQTSTRFRNEKVSHGEQQKKLPVWAMDSKPNSGKRRSIRVKSKDIFDFVCDPLDEIVKKRRVAKPRGQKRVRTHKPKLKLTLLTTDPDKEITFPSENQIPISTNTTRRETESATSSMCNVREDSDSAGTARREIESAAPSVCSARVDGDLAGTARRETESAASSVCSPRENDELSGNDISDDEFARECVTSEDNCNDFYSHETESVTKEYDFETTSSFVPTKLISSKSIPMSSVSVFPTPAISKHISKYIGGSSTPRVENAKASDSCVDLIDEQATNIAKEDIVTCFGFDEMECELEGSELDLSPVRCSGQLQSCLEVTGTSDVYNECHPSSQPSRFSWGFLRPGNRSNISASRSSSVLAVHGLSSSLPSFLSSIRSQKSMVSNANLGKSVQRKKLKETDHSSEVGEGKNKTVAHPATCRNQDTGIEDVNTSIFVEEKDADKQQKGNQAKLNNVDKIVQRKVLKEKNNSLQVEVRKSQRTKKNPQAAMCENEDSEKDTNVSLLFDEDDVENLEKENVENMSCLPGNGCSPKRIHHKPMDDELNSPEKSFLKPPRKSYNRSCLEECRRKFIREYAGGTTTDTEDDGKERSKKKRKKFKAKTSLKKKKGTASSSHSLEDSSLSSESLSGKSCNTLKNKRNKVYEQSMNEWIASTNSFFEEVENSDLIIEDDKQ, encoded by the coding sequence ATGGCCTGCCACTCCAGACAGGTCTATTCTTTACGAACGATGTCAGATGGACAGTCTCCAGTGCTTAAAAGAAAGTCAGTTTTATCTTGTGCTGTCGGAACTCAGTCAAAGACTCATTTTTCATGTGTGAATAAAGAATCCAGTTTTGATGTTAGCCTTCTTGCATCTCCAATAATAGGGCACAGAAAGTTGAATATTATTCAAAAGCAATTGAATTTTAAAAagaatgaccttgatgaggaaaACAAAAACATTTGCAAGGTGAAGTCTCATAAGCGCTCTGTATTGCTCTCTCCGCTCAGTGAGAGGAGTAATAATATAAATTCCAGGAAAAGAACAAATGGTTTGGAAGTTCAGCATAAGATTACTGGTATTCCTGAGAAAATGAGTAAGCGGGGAAATAGAGTTTGTGATAAGGAAAATTCTATCTTGACAAATGAAAAAGATCTTCCATTGAAGAAATCAAAAAGAATTAAGAAGGAAATTAGTCCAGTCGGGCAGTTAAGGCAGACTGATGGAACAAAACAGGTTTCTAAAAAGAATCTTCCACTAGAACAAGCTTCAAACCTAAACGAGTATGTGTGTGCTATGGTGGAAACTACAAGTGGCAGAAGGTCGAATTTAAAACCTAGAGGTGGGATTTCATACCAAGAATCGCTAATGAAAGGAATTGGCAGAATAAGGAACAAAAATAATTTGGTTACATCAAAGGAGAATGCAGAAAAAAGTAATGGTAAAAATCATTTGCTTAGTAAAGTGTCTACAAAGGGTGGTATTGTTAAAAGCAAATTTTCTAAAGCCTCATCAAAATCTTCAGTAAATCCAGCAGTTTCACAAGCTTCGTCAAAGTTGGCAATAACTCCGGAAAACTCACGAGCTTCAAGATCTTCAGTAAGAAGTACAGCAGTTTCACGAACCTCATCAGAGTCGGCAATAACTCCAGAAGATTCACAATCTTCAAGATCTTCAGCAAGAAGTACAGCAGTTTCACGAACCTCATCAGAGTCGGCAATAACTCCAGAAGATTCACAATCTTCAAGATCTTCAGCAAGAAGTACAGCAGTTGCACAAGCTTCATCAAAGTCAGCATTAACTCCAGAAGATTCACGAGCTTCAAGATCTTCAGTAAGAAGTACAGCAGTTTCACGAACCTCATCAGAGTCGGCAATAACTCCAGAAGATTCACGAGCTTCAAGATCTTCAGTAAGAAGTACAGCAGTTGCACGAACCTCATCAGAGTCGGCAATAACTCCAGAAGATTCACGAGCTTCAAGATCTTCAGCAAGAAGTACAGCAGTTGCACAAGCTTCATCAAAGTCAGCATTAACTCCAAAAGATTCACGAGCTTCAAGATCTTCAGTAAGAAGTACAGCAGTTTCACGAACCTCATCAGAGTCGGCAATAACTCCAGAAGATTCACGAGCTTCAAGATCTTCAGTAAGAAGTACAGCAGTTGCACAAGCTTCATCGAAGTCAGCATTAACTCCAAAAGATTCACGAGCTTTAAGATCTTCAGCAAGAAGTACAGCAGTTTCATGTGCTTTTTGCCTAGGAGTTTCACCTACTTCTTCACAATCTCCTGCTCATCAAGTTACATACTCTACAAAATCTTTAGCTCAAACTTCAACAAGATTCCGAAATGAGAAAGTATCACATGGTGAACAACAAAAAAAACTGCCAGTTTGGGCAATGGATTCTAAACCTAACTCTGGAAAGAGGAGATCTATAAGGGTTAAAAGTAAAGATATATTTGACTTTGTGTGTGACCCATTAGATGAGATAGTAAAGAAGAGACGAGTGGCTAAGCCTAGAGGCCAAAAGAGAGTTAGAACACATAAGCCAAAACTTAAATTAACACTGCTTACAACTGATCCAGATAAGGAGATTACATTTCCCTCAGAAAACCAAATTCCTAtcagtaccaacactaccaggagAGAGACTGAATCAGCAACATCCAGTATGTGCAATGTCAGGGAAGATAGTGATTCAGCAGGCACTGCCAGGAGAGAGATCGAATCTGCAGCACCTAGTGTGTGTAGTGCCAGGGTAGATGGTGATTTAGCAGGCACTGCCAGGAGAGAGACTGAATCTGCAGCATCTAGTGTATGCAGTCCCAGAGAAAATGATGAATTATCAGGAAACGACATCTCTGATGATGAATTTGCGAGAGAGTGTGTTACCTCAGAGGACAATTGTAATGATTTTTACAGTCATGAAACTGAAAGTGTCACTAAAGAATATGATTTTGAAACCACTAGTTCATTTGTTCCTACAAAACTAATATCATCTAAATCAATTCCAATGAGCTCAGTCAGTGTATTTCCTACCCCTGCTATTTCTAAGCACATTTCTAAATACATCGGAGGCTCATCCACTCCAAGGGTTGAAAACGCAAAGGCATCAGATTCTTGTGTTGATTTAATTGATGAGCAAGCTACAAACATAGCAAAAGAAGATATTGTAACTTGTTTTGGCTTTGATGAAATGGAGTGTGAGTTGGAAGGGAGTGAGCTTGACTTGTCTCCTGTGAGATGTTCAGGACAACTGCAGTCTTGCTTGGAAGTGACTGGTACATCAGATGTGTACAATGAATGCCATCCATCAAGTCAACCATCACGTTTCTCTTGGGGTTTCCTTCGACCTGGAAATCGAAGTAATATATCTGCTAGTCGCTCATCGAGTGTGTTGGCTGTGCATGGTTTGTCATCATCGTTACCAAGTTTTTTAAGTTCAATCCGATCCCAAAAATCTATGGTGTCAAATGCTAATCTTGGCAAAAGTGTtcaaagaaagaaattaaaagaaACTGATCATTCAAGTGAAGTTGGAGAAGGAAAAAATAAAACAGTTGCTCATCCTGCAACATGCAGAAACCAGGATACTGGTATTGAAGATGTCAACACTTCAATTTTTGTTGAAGAGAAAGATGCAGATAAACAACAGAAGGGAAATCAAGCAAAGCTGAATAATGTAGACAAGATTGTTCAAAGAAAggtattaaaagaaaaaaataattcccTTCAAGTTGAAGTAAGAAAAAGTcagagaacaaaaaaaaatcctCAGGCTGCAATGTGTGAAAATGAGGATTCTGAGAAAGATACCAATGTGTCGTTACTGTTTGACGAGGATGATGTGGAAAACCTagagaaggaaaatgtagaaaaCATGAGTTGTCTACCTGGGAATGGCTGCTCCCCTAAGAGGATTCATCATAAACCTATGGATGATGAGCTTAACTCACCTGAGAAATCATTTTTAAAG
- the LOC128696267 gene encoding platelet binding protein GspB isoform X3 — MRTRRGTILTGSDVGQPVEHNGSTSESQGKNVGMACHSRQVYSLRTMSDGQSPVLKRKSVLSCAVGTQSKTHFSCVNKESSFDVSLLASPIIGHRKLNIIQKQLNFKKNDLDEENKNICKVKSHKRSVLLSPLSERSNNINSRKRTNGLEVQHKITGIPEKMSKRGNRVCDKENSILTNEKDLPLKKSKRIKKEISPVGQLRQTDGTKQVSKKNLPLEQASNLNEYVCAMVETTSGRRSNLKPRGGISYQESLMKGIGRIRNKNNLVTSKENAEKSNGKNHLLSKVSTKGGIVKSKFSKASSKSSVNPAVSQASSKLAITPENSRASRSSVRSTAVSRTSSESAITPEDSQSSRSSARSTAVSRTSSESAITPEDSQSSRSSARSTAVAQASSKSALTPEDSRASRSSVRSTAVSRTSSESAITPEDSRASRSSVRSTAVARTSSESAITPEDSRASRSSARSTAVAQASSKSALTPKDSRASRSSVRSTAVSRTSSESAITPEDSRASRSSVRSTAVAQASSKSALTPKDSRALRSSARSTAVSCAFCLGVSPTSSQSPAHQVTYSTKSLAQTSTRFRNEKVSHGEQQKKLPVWAMDSKPNSGKRRSIRVKSKDIFDFVCDPLDEIVKKRRVAKPRGQKRVRTHKPKLKLTLLTTDPDKEITFPSENQIPISTNTTRRETESATSSMCNVREDSDSAGTARREIESAAPSVCSARVDGDLAGTARRETESAASSVCSPRENDELSGNDISDDEFARECVTSEDNCNDFYSHETESVTKEYDFETTSSFVPTKLISSKSIPMSSVSVFPTPAISKHISKYIGGSSTPRVENAKASDSCVDLIDEQATNIAKEDIVTCFGFDEMECELEGSELDLSPVRCSGQLQSCLEVTGTSDVYNECHPSSQPSRFSWGFLRPGNRSNISASRSSSVLAVHGLSSSLPSFLSSIRSQKSMVSNANLGKSVQRKKLKETDHSSEVGEGKNKTVAHPATCRNQDTGIEDVNTSIFVEEKDADKQQKGNQAKLNNVDKIVQRKVLKEKNNSLQVEVRKSQRTKKNPQAAMCENEDSEKDTNVSLLFDEDDVENLEKENVENMSCLPGNGCSPKRIHHKPMDDELNSPEKSFLKPPRKSYNRSCLEECRRKFIREYAGGTTTDTEDDGKERSKKKRKKFKAKTSLKKKKGTASSSHSLEDSSLSSESLSGKSCNTLKNKRNKVYEQSMNEWIASTNSFFEEVENSDLIIEDDKQ, encoded by the exons ATGAGGACCAGGAGAGGCACAATACTCACAG GCTCTGATGTAGGCCAACCAGTGGAACATAATGGCTCTACTTCAGAGAGTCAAGGTAAAAATGTAGGTATGGCCTGCCACTCCAGACAGGTCTATTCTTTACGAACGATGTCAGATGGACAGTCTCCAGTGCTTAAAAGAAAGTCAGTTTTATCTTGTGCTGTCGGAACTCAGTCAAAGACTCATTTTTCATGTGTGAATAAAGAATCCAGTTTTGATGTTAGCCTTCTTGCATCTCCAATAATAGGGCACAGAAAGTTGAATATTATTCAAAAGCAATTGAATTTTAAAAagaatgaccttgatgaggaaaACAAAAACATTTGCAAGGTGAAGTCTCATAAGCGCTCTGTATTGCTCTCTCCGCTCAGTGAGAGGAGTAATAATATAAATTCCAGGAAAAGAACAAATGGTTTGGAAGTTCAGCATAAGATTACTGGTATTCCTGAGAAAATGAGTAAGCGGGGAAATAGAGTTTGTGATAAGGAAAATTCTATCTTGACAAATGAAAAAGATCTTCCATTGAAGAAATCAAAAAGAATTAAGAAGGAAATTAGTCCAGTCGGGCAGTTAAGGCAGACTGATGGAACAAAACAGGTTTCTAAAAAGAATCTTCCACTAGAACAAGCTTCAAACCTAAACGAGTATGTGTGTGCTATGGTGGAAACTACAAGTGGCAGAAGGTCGAATTTAAAACCTAGAGGTGGGATTTCATACCAAGAATCGCTAATGAAAGGAATTGGCAGAATAAGGAACAAAAATAATTTGGTTACATCAAAGGAGAATGCAGAAAAAAGTAATGGTAAAAATCATTTGCTTAGTAAAGTGTCTACAAAGGGTGGTATTGTTAAAAGCAAATTTTCTAAAGCCTCATCAAAATCTTCAGTAAATCCAGCAGTTTCACAAGCTTCGTCAAAGTTGGCAATAACTCCGGAAAACTCACGAGCTTCAAGATCTTCAGTAAGAAGTACAGCAGTTTCACGAACCTCATCAGAGTCGGCAATAACTCCAGAAGATTCACAATCTTCAAGATCTTCAGCAAGAAGTACAGCAGTTTCACGAACCTCATCAGAGTCGGCAATAACTCCAGAAGATTCACAATCTTCAAGATCTTCAGCAAGAAGTACAGCAGTTGCACAAGCTTCATCAAAGTCAGCATTAACTCCAGAAGATTCACGAGCTTCAAGATCTTCAGTAAGAAGTACAGCAGTTTCACGAACCTCATCAGAGTCGGCAATAACTCCAGAAGATTCACGAGCTTCAAGATCTTCAGTAAGAAGTACAGCAGTTGCACGAACCTCATCAGAGTCGGCAATAACTCCAGAAGATTCACGAGCTTCAAGATCTTCAGCAAGAAGTACAGCAGTTGCACAAGCTTCATCAAAGTCAGCATTAACTCCAAAAGATTCACGAGCTTCAAGATCTTCAGTAAGAAGTACAGCAGTTTCACGAACCTCATCAGAGTCGGCAATAACTCCAGAAGATTCACGAGCTTCAAGATCTTCAGTAAGAAGTACAGCAGTTGCACAAGCTTCATCGAAGTCAGCATTAACTCCAAAAGATTCACGAGCTTTAAGATCTTCAGCAAGAAGTACAGCAGTTTCATGTGCTTTTTGCCTAGGAGTTTCACCTACTTCTTCACAATCTCCTGCTCATCAAGTTACATACTCTACAAAATCTTTAGCTCAAACTTCAACAAGATTCCGAAATGAGAAAGTATCACATGGTGAACAACAAAAAAAACTGCCAGTTTGGGCAATGGATTCTAAACCTAACTCTGGAAAGAGGAGATCTATAAGGGTTAAAAGTAAAGATATATTTGACTTTGTGTGTGACCCATTAGATGAGATAGTAAAGAAGAGACGAGTGGCTAAGCCTAGAGGCCAAAAGAGAGTTAGAACACATAAGCCAAAACTTAAATTAACACTGCTTACAACTGATCCAGATAAGGAGATTACATTTCCCTCAGAAAACCAAATTCCTAtcagtaccaacactaccaggagAGAGACTGAATCAGCAACATCCAGTATGTGCAATGTCAGGGAAGATAGTGATTCAGCAGGCACTGCCAGGAGAGAGATCGAATCTGCAGCACCTAGTGTGTGTAGTGCCAGGGTAGATGGTGATTTAGCAGGCACTGCCAGGAGAGAGACTGAATCTGCAGCATCTAGTGTATGCAGTCCCAGAGAAAATGATGAATTATCAGGAAACGACATCTCTGATGATGAATTTGCGAGAGAGTGTGTTACCTCAGAGGACAATTGTAATGATTTTTACAGTCATGAAACTGAAAGTGTCACTAAAGAATATGATTTTGAAACCACTAGTTCATTTGTTCCTACAAAACTAATATCATCTAAATCAATTCCAATGAGCTCAGTCAGTGTATTTCCTACCCCTGCTATTTCTAAGCACATTTCTAAATACATCGGAGGCTCATCCACTCCAAGGGTTGAAAACGCAAAGGCATCAGATTCTTGTGTTGATTTAATTGATGAGCAAGCTACAAACATAGCAAAAGAAGATATTGTAACTTGTTTTGGCTTTGATGAAATGGAGTGTGAGTTGGAAGGGAGTGAGCTTGACTTGTCTCCTGTGAGATGTTCAGGACAACTGCAGTCTTGCTTGGAAGTGACTGGTACATCAGATGTGTACAATGAATGCCATCCATCAAGTCAACCATCACGTTTCTCTTGGGGTTTCCTTCGACCTGGAAATCGAAGTAATATATCTGCTAGTCGCTCATCGAGTGTGTTGGCTGTGCATGGTTTGTCATCATCGTTACCAAGTTTTTTAAGTTCAATCCGATCCCAAAAATCTATGGTGTCAAATGCTAATCTTGGCAAAAGTGTtcaaagaaagaaattaaaagaaACTGATCATTCAAGTGAAGTTGGAGAAGGAAAAAATAAAACAGTTGCTCATCCTGCAACATGCAGAAACCAGGATACTGGTATTGAAGATGTCAACACTTCAATTTTTGTTGAAGAGAAAGATGCAGATAAACAACAGAAGGGAAATCAAGCAAAGCTGAATAATGTAGACAAGATTGTTCAAAGAAAggtattaaaagaaaaaaataattcccTTCAAGTTGAAGTAAGAAAAAGTcagagaacaaaaaaaaatcctCAGGCTGCAATGTGTGAAAATGAGGATTCTGAGAAAGATACCAATGTGTCGTTACTGTTTGACGAGGATGATGTGGAAAACCTagagaaggaaaatgtagaaaaCATGAGTTGTCTACCTGGGAATGGCTGCTCCCCTAAGAGGATTCATCATAAACCTATGGATGATGAGCTTAACTCACCTGAGAAATCATTTTTAAAG
- the LOC128696267 gene encoding platelet binding protein GspB isoform X2, giving the protein MPISVKCKLLLYADDSALLVSGKDPQDIANVLTLELESCSKWQTQLLRAPLSQFITGSDVGQPVEHNGSTSESQGKNVGMACHSRQVYSLRTMSDGQSPVLKRKSVLSCAVGTQSKTHFSCVNKESSFDVSLLASPIIGHRKLNIIQKQLNFKKNDLDEENKNICKVKSHKRSVLLSPLSERSNNINSRKRTNGLEVQHKITGIPEKMSKRGNRVCDKENSILTNEKDLPLKKSKRIKKEISPVGQLRQTDGTKQVSKKNLPLEQASNLNEYVCAMVETTSGRRSNLKPRGGISYQESLMKGIGRIRNKNNLVTSKENAEKSNGKNHLLSKVSTKGGIVKSKFSKASSKSSVNPAVSQASSKLAITPENSRASRSSVRSTAVSRTSSESAITPEDSQSSRSSARSTAVSRTSSESAITPEDSQSSRSSARSTAVAQASSKSALTPEDSRASRSSVRSTAVSRTSSESAITPEDSRASRSSVRSTAVARTSSESAITPEDSRASRSSARSTAVAQASSKSALTPKDSRASRSSVRSTAVSRTSSESAITPEDSRASRSSVRSTAVAQASSKSALTPKDSRALRSSARSTAVSCAFCLGVSPTSSQSPAHQVTYSTKSLAQTSTRFRNEKVSHGEQQKKLPVWAMDSKPNSGKRRSIRVKSKDIFDFVCDPLDEIVKKRRVAKPRGQKRVRTHKPKLKLTLLTTDPDKEITFPSENQIPISTNTTRRETESATSSMCNVREDSDSAGTARREIESAAPSVCSARVDGDLAGTARRETESAASSVCSPRENDELSGNDISDDEFARECVTSEDNCNDFYSHETESVTKEYDFETTSSFVPTKLISSKSIPMSSVSVFPTPAISKHISKYIGGSSTPRVENAKASDSCVDLIDEQATNIAKEDIVTCFGFDEMECELEGSELDLSPVRCSGQLQSCLEVTGTSDVYNECHPSSQPSRFSWGFLRPGNRSNISASRSSSVLAVHGLSSSLPSFLSSIRSQKSMVSNANLGKSVQRKKLKETDHSSEVGEGKNKTVAHPATCRNQDTGIEDVNTSIFVEEKDADKQQKGNQAKLNNVDKIVQRKVLKEKNNSLQVEVRKSQRTKKNPQAAMCENEDSEKDTNVSLLFDEDDVENLEKENVENMSCLPGNGCSPKRIHHKPMDDELNSPEKSFLKPPRKSYNRSCLEECRRKFIREYAGGTTTDTEDDGKERSKKKRKKFKAKTSLKKKKGTASSSHSLEDSSLSSESLSGKSCNTLKNKRNKVYEQSMNEWIASTNSFFEEVENSDLIIEDDKQ; this is encoded by the exons atgcctatcagtgtcaagtgcaaactcctactgtatgcagatgacagtgctctgttagtgtcaggtaaagacccacaagatattgctaatgttttaacactggaactggagtcctgcagcaaatg gcaaacacaactgctgcgagcacCGCTGTCACAGTTTATAACGG GCTCTGATGTAGGCCAACCAGTGGAACATAATGGCTCTACTTCAGAGAGTCAAGGTAAAAATGTAGGTATGGCCTGCCACTCCAGACAGGTCTATTCTTTACGAACGATGTCAGATGGACAGTCTCCAGTGCTTAAAAGAAAGTCAGTTTTATCTTGTGCTGTCGGAACTCAGTCAAAGACTCATTTTTCATGTGTGAATAAAGAATCCAGTTTTGATGTTAGCCTTCTTGCATCTCCAATAATAGGGCACAGAAAGTTGAATATTATTCAAAAGCAATTGAATTTTAAAAagaatgaccttgatgaggaaaACAAAAACATTTGCAAGGTGAAGTCTCATAAGCGCTCTGTATTGCTCTCTCCGCTCAGTGAGAGGAGTAATAATATAAATTCCAGGAAAAGAACAAATGGTTTGGAAGTTCAGCATAAGATTACTGGTATTCCTGAGAAAATGAGTAAGCGGGGAAATAGAGTTTGTGATAAGGAAAATTCTATCTTGACAAATGAAAAAGATCTTCCATTGAAGAAATCAAAAAGAATTAAGAAGGAAATTAGTCCAGTCGGGCAGTTAAGGCAGACTGATGGAACAAAACAGGTTTCTAAAAAGAATCTTCCACTAGAACAAGCTTCAAACCTAAACGAGTATGTGTGTGCTATGGTGGAAACTACAAGTGGCAGAAGGTCGAATTTAAAACCTAGAGGTGGGATTTCATACCAAGAATCGCTAATGAAAGGAATTGGCAGAATAAGGAACAAAAATAATTTGGTTACATCAAAGGAGAATGCAGAAAAAAGTAATGGTAAAAATCATTTGCTTAGTAAAGTGTCTACAAAGGGTGGTATTGTTAAAAGCAAATTTTCTAAAGCCTCATCAAAATCTTCAGTAAATCCAGCAGTTTCACAAGCTTCGTCAAAGTTGGCAATAACTCCGGAAAACTCACGAGCTTCAAGATCTTCAGTAAGAAGTACAGCAGTTTCACGAACCTCATCAGAGTCGGCAATAACTCCAGAAGATTCACAATCTTCAAGATCTTCAGCAAGAAGTACAGCAGTTTCACGAACCTCATCAGAGTCGGCAATAACTCCAGAAGATTCACAATCTTCAAGATCTTCAGCAAGAAGTACAGCAGTTGCACAAGCTTCATCAAAGTCAGCATTAACTCCAGAAGATTCACGAGCTTCAAGATCTTCAGTAAGAAGTACAGCAGTTTCACGAACCTCATCAGAGTCGGCAATAACTCCAGAAGATTCACGAGCTTCAAGATCTTCAGTAAGAAGTACAGCAGTTGCACGAACCTCATCAGAGTCGGCAATAACTCCAGAAGATTCACGAGCTTCAAGATCTTCAGCAAGAAGTACAGCAGTTGCACAAGCTTCATCAAAGTCAGCATTAACTCCAAAAGATTCACGAGCTTCAAGATCTTCAGTAAGAAGTACAGCAGTTTCACGAACCTCATCAGAGTCGGCAATAACTCCAGAAGATTCACGAGCTTCAAGATCTTCAGTAAGAAGTACAGCAGTTGCACAAGCTTCATCGAAGTCAGCATTAACTCCAAAAGATTCACGAGCTTTAAGATCTTCAGCAAGAAGTACAGCAGTTTCATGTGCTTTTTGCCTAGGAGTTTCACCTACTTCTTCACAATCTCCTGCTCATCAAGTTACATACTCTACAAAATCTTTAGCTCAAACTTCAACAAGATTCCGAAATGAGAAAGTATCACATGGTGAACAACAAAAAAAACTGCCAGTTTGGGCAATGGATTCTAAACCTAACTCTGGAAAGAGGAGATCTATAAGGGTTAAAAGTAAAGATATATTTGACTTTGTGTGTGACCCATTAGATGAGATAGTAAAGAAGAGACGAGTGGCTAAGCCTAGAGGCCAAAAGAGAGTTAGAACACATAAGCCAAAACTTAAATTAACACTGCTTACAACTGATCCAGATAAGGAGATTACATTTCCCTCAGAAAACCAAATTCCTAtcagtaccaacactaccaggagAGAGACTGAATCAGCAACATCCAGTATGTGCAATGTCAGGGAAGATAGTGATTCAGCAGGCACTGCCAGGAGAGAGATCGAATCTGCAGCACCTAGTGTGTGTAGTGCCAGGGTAGATGGTGATTTAGCAGGCACTGCCAGGAGAGAGACTGAATCTGCAGCATCTAGTGTATGCAGTCCCAGAGAAAATGATGAATTATCAGGAAACGACATCTCTGATGATGAATTTGCGAGAGAGTGTGTTACCTCAGAGGACAATTGTAATGATTTTTACAGTCATGAAACTGAAAGTGTCACTAAAGAATATGATTTTGAAACCACTAGTTCATTTGTTCCTACAAAACTAATATCATCTAAATCAATTCCAATGAGCTCAGTCAGTGTATTTCCTACCCCTGCTATTTCTAAGCACATTTCTAAATACATCGGAGGCTCATCCACTCCAAGGGTTGAAAACGCAAAGGCATCAGATTCTTGTGTTGATTTAATTGATGAGCAAGCTACAAACATAGCAAAAGAAGATATTGTAACTTGTTTTGGCTTTGATGAAATGGAGTGTGAGTTGGAAGGGAGTGAGCTTGACTTGTCTCCTGTGAGATGTTCAGGACAACTGCAGTCTTGCTTGGAAGTGACTGGTACATCAGATGTGTACAATGAATGCCATCCATCAAGTCAACCATCACGTTTCTCTTGGGGTTTCCTTCGACCTGGAAATCGAAGTAATATATCTGCTAGTCGCTCATCGAGTGTGTTGGCTGTGCATGGTTTGTCATCATCGTTACCAAGTTTTTTAAGTTCAATCCGATCCCAAAAATCTATGGTGTCAAATGCTAATCTTGGCAAAAGTGTtcaaagaaagaaattaaaagaaACTGATCATTCAAGTGAAGTTGGAGAAGGAAAAAATAAAACAGTTGCTCATCCTGCAACATGCAGAAACCAGGATACTGGTATTGAAGATGTCAACACTTCAATTTTTGTTGAAGAGAAAGATGCAGATAAACAACAGAAGGGAAATCAAGCAAAGCTGAATAATGTAGACAAGATTGTTCAAAGAAAggtattaaaagaaaaaaataattcccTTCAAGTTGAAGTAAGAAAAAGTcagagaacaaaaaaaaatcctCAGGCTGCAATGTGTGAAAATGAGGATTCTGAGAAAGATACCAATGTGTCGTTACTGTTTGACGAGGATGATGTGGAAAACCTagagaaggaaaatgtagaaaaCATGAGTTGTCTACCTGGGAATGGCTGCTCCCCTAAGAGGATTCATCATAAACCTATGGATGATGAGCTTAACTCACCTGAGAAATCATTTTTAAAG